One segment of Deltaproteobacteria bacterium DNA contains the following:
- a CDS encoding cytochrome P460 family protein, with protein sequence MRRTVRSLLFLLAAGILLSPLQANAAGGNAAAPTGVTIPKGYRNWQVVAPSQRDDKDEIRVILGNDIAMKAYRAKKLPFPDGAILAKLAWKRARSTEFDKTFVPGDPQRIEFMVKNTKKYASTGGWGFGRFVDGAPASAQDHATCFPCHEANVKGNDFVFTRYAP encoded by the coding sequence ATGCGCCGAACCGTCCGGTCGCTCCTGTTTCTGCTCGCCGCCGGAATCCTGCTTTCGCCGCTCCAGGCAAACGCCGCCGGAGGAAACGCCGCGGCCCCGACCGGGGTTACGATCCCGAAGGGGTATCGCAACTGGCAGGTGGTCGCACCTTCCCAGCGGGACGACAAGGACGAGATCCGCGTGATCCTCGGAAACGACATCGCCATGAAGGCGTACCGGGCGAAGAAGCTCCCCTTCCCGGACGGCGCGATCCTCGCGAAGCTGGCGTGGAAGCGCGCCAGGTCGACGGAGTTCGACAAGACCTTCGTGCCGGGCGATCCGCAGCGGATCGAGTTCATGGTGAAGAACACGAAAAAGTACGCCTCCACCGGCGGGTGGGGGTTCGGACGGTTCGTCGACGGCGCTCCCGCGAGCGCGCAGGACCACGCCACCTGCTTCCCGTGCCACGAGGCGAACGTCAAGGGAAACGACTTCGTCTTCACGCGGTACGCCCCGTAA
- a CDS encoding MBL fold metallo-hydrolase has translation MDFHVTPLRSGSSGNLTLVSHGGTTVLVDAGLPSQRGLSAALAEAGCAWDDVDAVLVSHLHSDHVNPSAVACCARHEVPIHLHRKNLDGFVSKVLSRSPPSGPVRTFGDGETFSVGRIAIKPFRVPHDARGVTCGFAFTPAAGERNVRVTMATDLGRNDNGLFEEFVDSDLILIEANYDEGMLNRSGRHDRGRVGSGVGHFSNAQAGIFLVRVLQESRKSPKAVILCHLSADHNTPELARGTVREILSAHRFDGVPVHAARRGAPLRKFTV, from the coding sequence GTGGATTTCCACGTCACCCCGCTGCGCAGCGGCTCCTCCGGGAACCTGACGCTCGTATCGCACGGGGGAACGACCGTGCTCGTCGACGCCGGGCTTCCGTCCCAGCGGGGGCTGTCGGCCGCGCTCGCCGAGGCGGGGTGCGCCTGGGACGACGTGGACGCCGTGCTGGTGTCCCACCTCCACAGCGACCACGTGAACCCTTCGGCGGTCGCGTGCTGCGCCCGGCACGAGGTCCCGATCCACCTGCACCGGAAGAACCTCGACGGGTTCGTGAGCAAGGTGCTGTCGCGCTCCCCCCCTTCCGGCCCGGTGCGGACGTTCGGGGACGGCGAGACGTTTTCCGTCGGCCGGATCGCGATAAAGCCGTTCCGGGTCCCCCACGACGCGCGGGGCGTCACGTGCGGTTTCGCCTTCACCCCCGCCGCCGGGGAGAGGAACGTCCGCGTGACGATGGCGACCGACCTCGGGCGGAACGACAACGGGCTGTTCGAGGAGTTCGTGGACAGCGACCTGATCCTGATCGAGGCGAACTACGACGAGGGGATGCTGAACCGCAGCGGCCGGCACGATCGCGGGCGCGTCGGCTCCGGCGTCGGGCACTTCTCCAACGCGCAGGCGGGCATCTTCCTGGTCCGGGTGCTCCAGGAAAGCCGGAAGAGCCCCAAGGCGGTCATCCTGTGCCACCTGAGCGCGGACCACAACACTCCGGAACTCGCCCGCGGCACGGTGCGGGAGATCCTGTCCGCCCACCGGTTCGACGGGGTCCCCGTCCACGCGGCGAGGCGCGGGGCGCCCCTGCGGAAATTCACCGTCTGA
- a CDS encoding glycine zipper 2TM domain-containing protein: MRKFASLLLIATITVSLLSGCASSNQTVRDHKGTAIGAGAGAVGGAVLGGLVGGKRGAVAGGLLGALAGGLVGNYYDQKEKSLAETRKEHTDYSAAKGTRLKIDRLRATPAAVFPGETVDIQMTYAVLTPREDLMVPVRESREILFNGAKVGETSVDIEREGGTWRSAVPITLPADAKPGNYRVVASVETRGGGKDIEEITFRVKR, translated from the coding sequence ATGCGCAAGTTCGCAAGCCTGCTGCTGATCGCCACCATCACGGTCTCGCTTCTGTCCGGGTGCGCCTCCTCGAACCAGACGGTGCGGGATCACAAGGGGACCGCCATCGGCGCGGGGGCGGGTGCCGTCGGCGGCGCGGTCCTGGGCGGGCTGGTGGGCGGAAAGCGCGGCGCGGTGGCCGGGGGGCTCCTGGGCGCCCTTGCCGGCGGCCTGGTCGGGAACTACTACGACCAGAAGGAGAAAAGCCTGGCCGAGACCCGCAAGGAGCACACCGACTACAGCGCGGCCAAGGGGACGCGGCTCAAGATCGACCGGCTCCGGGCGACCCCGGCAGCGGTGTTCCCCGGAGAGACCGTCGACATCCAGATGACGTACGCGGTCCTGACCCCGCGGGAGGACCTGATGGTCCCCGTCCGGGAGAGCCGCGAGATCCTGTTCAACGGCGCGAAGGTCGGGGAAACCTCCGTGGACATCGAGCGCGAAGGAGGAACCTGGCGCTCCGCCGTCCCCATCACCCTGCCCGCGGACGCGAAGCCGGGCAACTACCGGGTCGTAGCCTCCGTCGAGACGCGCGGCGGCGGGAAGGACATCGAGGAGATCACCTTCCGCGTCAAGCGGTAA
- the glgB gene encoding 1,4-alpha-glucan branching protein GlgB translates to MESSLRKQDVDLLVDARHWDPFSVLGPHLVEENGTPFVSVRVIQPRAREAHVLRNEGGAIRRAAMTRVHPDGLFEAQFPKDREIFPYRLEFSDRAGYRWTQHDPYAFGLVLSDFDVHLLAEGSHLDQYEKLGSHVTAVDGVPGTAFSVWAPNAERVSVVCNANHWDGRVNPMRNRGESGIWEIFLPGVAEEEVYKYEIRARGTGELLLKSDPFAFRFEAPPHTGSIVCSIDGYAWGDAAWIAERARRNVLDSPFSVYEVHLGSWKRKDGERGPYLSYLELADDLVPYVKGMGYTHIELMPVAEHPFDGSWGYQVLGYFAPTSRFGRPEEFMAFVDRCHGAGIGVLLDWVPAHFPRDAHGLARFDGTHLYEHADPRMGEHSDWGTLIFNFGRREVANFLLSSALFWLDKYHIDGLRVDAVASMLYLDYSRKPGEWIPNAYGGNENLEAIAFLKRMNEAVHGRYPGAITIAEESTAWPAVSRPVYLGGLGFTLKWNMGWMHDMLQFIGKDPIHRKYHFGQLTFALLYAFHENFVLPFSHDEVVHMKRSMLDKMPGDLWGKFASLRLLYAYMYAHPGKKLLFMGGEIAQWEEWDHDRSLQWDLLRWETHQGVQRFARDLNRVYRETPALHEIDFRPEGFEWIDFRDADNSVVSFIRRGRNPDDCVVCVFNFTPVPREGYRLGVPYPGRYREALNSDASAYGGSNAGNGGFLDSEATPWMGRPHSIRLTLPPLGSLYLRPER, encoded by the coding sequence ATGGAATCCTCCCTCCGGAAGCAGGACGTCGACCTGCTCGTGGACGCCCGCCACTGGGATCCGTTCTCCGTCCTGGGGCCGCACCTCGTGGAGGAGAACGGGACCCCGTTCGTTTCCGTGCGCGTGATCCAGCCCCGGGCGCGGGAGGCGCACGTCCTGCGCAACGAGGGCGGCGCGATCCGTCGCGCCGCGATGACCCGCGTCCACCCCGATGGCCTCTTCGAGGCGCAGTTCCCGAAGGACCGGGAGATCTTCCCGTACCGCCTGGAGTTCTCCGACCGGGCCGGGTACCGCTGGACGCAGCACGACCCGTACGCCTTCGGGCTGGTCCTCTCCGACTTCGACGTCCACCTGCTGGCCGAAGGGAGCCACCTGGACCAGTACGAGAAGCTCGGGAGCCACGTGACCGCCGTCGACGGGGTCCCGGGGACGGCGTTCTCCGTCTGGGCGCCCAACGCGGAGCGCGTGTCGGTGGTGTGCAACGCGAACCACTGGGACGGCCGCGTGAACCCGATGCGCAACCGCGGCGAATCCGGCATCTGGGAGATCTTCCTCCCCGGCGTGGCCGAGGAGGAGGTCTACAAGTACGAGATCCGGGCCCGCGGCACCGGGGAGCTGCTGCTGAAGTCGGACCCCTTCGCCTTCCGGTTCGAGGCGCCGCCGCACACCGGGTCGATCGTCTGCTCCATCGACGGGTACGCGTGGGGAGACGCGGCGTGGATCGCGGAGCGCGCCCGGAGGAACGTCCTCGACTCCCCCTTCTCCGTCTACGAGGTCCACCTCGGGTCGTGGAAACGGAAGGACGGCGAGCGGGGGCCGTACCTCTCCTACCTCGAGCTTGCGGACGACCTCGTTCCATACGTCAAGGGGATGGGGTACACGCACATCGAGCTGATGCCCGTGGCCGAGCACCCGTTCGACGGCTCCTGGGGGTACCAGGTGCTGGGGTACTTCGCCCCCACGTCCCGCTTCGGCCGCCCGGAGGAGTTCATGGCGTTCGTCGACCGGTGCCACGGCGCCGGGATCGGCGTGCTCCTCGACTGGGTCCCGGCCCACTTCCCCCGCGACGCCCACGGCCTCGCCCGCTTCGACGGGACCCACCTCTACGAGCATGCGGACCCGCGGATGGGGGAGCACAGCGACTGGGGGACCCTCATCTTCAACTTCGGGCGCCGGGAGGTGGCGAACTTCCTCCTCTCGAGCGCGCTGTTCTGGCTGGACAAGTACCACATCGACGGGCTCCGGGTCGACGCGGTGGCGTCGATGCTCTACCTCGACTACTCCCGCAAGCCCGGCGAGTGGATCCCCAACGCCTACGGGGGAAACGAGAACCTCGAGGCGATCGCCTTCCTCAAGCGGATGAACGAGGCGGTCCACGGGCGGTACCCCGGCGCGATCACGATCGCGGAGGAGTCCACCGCCTGGCCCGCCGTCTCGCGTCCCGTCTACCTCGGAGGACTCGGGTTCACGCTCAAGTGGAACATGGGGTGGATGCACGACATGCTGCAGTTCATCGGGAAGGACCCGATCCACCGGAAGTATCACTTCGGGCAGCTCACGTTCGCGCTGCTGTACGCCTTCCACGAGAATTTCGTGCTCCCCTTCTCGCACGACGAGGTCGTGCACATGAAACGTTCCATGCTCGACAAGATGCCCGGGGACCTCTGGGGGAAGTTCGCCAGCCTCCGGCTGCTCTACGCCTACATGTACGCGCACCCGGGGAAGAAGCTCCTCTTCATGGGGGGGGAGATCGCGCAGTGGGAGGAGTGGGACCACGACCGGTCGCTGCAGTGGGACCTGCTCCGGTGGGAGACCCACCAGGGGGTGCAGCGGTTCGCGCGGGACCTGAACCGCGTCTACCGCGAGACGCCGGCGCTGCACGAAATCGATTTCCGCCCGGAGGGGTTCGAGTGGATCGACTTCCGGGACGCCGACAACAGCGTCGTGTCGTTCATCCGCCGGGGGAGGAACCCGGACGATTGCGTCGTGTGCGTCTTCAACTTCACTCCCGTGCCGCGGGAAGGCTACCGCCTCGGCGTCCCGTACCCCGGCCGGTACCGCGAGGCGTTGAACAGCGACGCCTCCGCCTACGGCGGGAGCAACGCGGGGAACGGGGGGTTCCTCGATTCCGAAGCGACGCCGTGGATGGGCCGCCCGCACTCCATCCGCCTCACCCTTCCTCCGTTGGGCTCCCTCTACCTCCGCCCGGAAAGGTAG
- a CDS encoding MFS transporter: MGGTSGAASTFRALRHRNFRLWFFGQLTSLVGTWMQTIAQNWLVYQLTGSAADLGLVNFVGAIPLVPLTLYAGAIADRFEKRRVIFWCQAAMMLLAFLLALLCWTGAVRLWHVLLLAFLLGAAQAVDTPARQAFVVELVGREDLTNAIALNSGIFHGARVVGPAAAGILVAASGVAGAFFVNGASFTAVLLCLFLMDVALIRRTGDGPDSAGDLLGGVKFLREHRIPRGIVVLISLSALLAMPYHVLIPIFAREILGQGAPGYGVLMSAAGVGAVLGSLFSASRYVGDRKGATITAGSLVFPFFLLAFAFCRSYAAAILLLVAIGFSFVLQNAPANSLLQHLVPDHLRGRVMALYVSLFLGLMRIGSLLLGGLAEVTSAPTALAALSVTALLVGLWVRFRYPELTRSA, translated from the coding sequence ATGGGCGGCACTTCCGGCGCCGCCTCGACGTTCCGGGCGCTCCGCCACCGAAACTTCCGCCTCTGGTTCTTCGGCCAGCTCACGTCGCTGGTGGGCACCTGGATGCAGACGATCGCCCAGAACTGGCTGGTGTACCAGCTGACCGGATCCGCCGCCGACCTCGGGCTCGTAAACTTCGTCGGCGCCATCCCCCTCGTGCCCCTCACCCTCTACGCCGGGGCGATCGCCGACCGTTTCGAGAAGCGCCGGGTGATCTTCTGGTGCCAGGCGGCGATGATGCTCCTCGCCTTCCTCCTCGCCCTCCTCTGCTGGACCGGCGCGGTGCGGCTGTGGCACGTGCTTCTGCTGGCGTTCCTCCTCGGGGCGGCGCAGGCCGTGGACACCCCGGCGCGGCAGGCGTTCGTCGTGGAGCTGGTGGGGAGGGAGGACCTGACCAACGCCATCGCGCTGAACTCCGGCATCTTCCACGGCGCGCGGGTCGTGGGGCCGGCCGCGGCGGGCATCCTGGTCGCCGCCTCGGGGGTGGCGGGCGCCTTCTTCGTCAACGGGGCGAGCTTCACGGCGGTCCTGCTCTGCCTGTTTCTCATGGACGTCGCCCTGATCCGGCGGACCGGCGACGGACCGGATTCGGCGGGGGACCTCCTCGGCGGGGTGAAATTCCTCCGGGAGCACCGGATCCCCCGCGGGATCGTCGTCCTGATCTCCCTGTCCGCCCTCCTCGCGATGCCGTACCACGTGCTGATCCCCATCTTCGCGCGGGAGATCCTCGGGCAGGGCGCGCCGGGCTACGGCGTGCTGATGTCCGCCGCCGGAGTCGGCGCGGTCCTCGGGTCGCTCTTCTCCGCCTCCCGGTACGTGGGGGACCGGAAGGGGGCGACGATCACGGCGGGGAGCCTCGTCTTCCCGTTCTTCCTGCTGGCGTTCGCCTTCTGCCGGAGCTACGCCGCCGCGATTCTCCTGCTGGTCGCGATCGGGTTCTCCTTCGTCCTCCAGAACGCCCCCGCGAACTCCCTCCTCCAGCACCTGGTGCCCGACCACCTCCGCGGCCGGGTGATGGCGCTGTACGTCTCCCTCTTCCTCGGGCTCATGCGGATCGGCTCCCTCCTGCTCGGCGGGCTGGCCGAGGTGACCTCCGCGCCGACGGCGCTGGCGGCCCTCTCCGTCACGGCGCTGCTGGTGGGGCTGTGGGTCCGCTTCCGCTACCCGGAGCTCACCCGGTCCGCGTGA
- a CDS encoding metallophosphoesterase — translation MRKPAFAVLVLFALLWAANAFGWAFAVCGDSRDDRNGILPQILSAVDASDMEFLLHTGDMVNHDSPGEWDKFVAATASFRKPLRVAIGNHELYGGGNRERFAERFGLSGTSYSFTHRDARFAIVDNAGGAFPDNVLAWLDRDLASHPKGRDGVAVIVVAMHHPPETEITRPHGTGFGYEEQSAKLLAILKKHRVDAVLASHEHMHHVEDWGGILMLVSGGAGAPLVPLQKYGYYRIDVENGRLRETFRPVRPSAK, via the coding sequence ATGCGCAAACCAGCTTTCGCCGTACTGGTCCTTTTCGCGCTTCTGTGGGCCGCGAATGCCTTCGGGTGGGCGTTCGCGGTGTGCGGCGACAGCCGGGACGACCGGAACGGCATCCTGCCGCAGATCCTCTCCGCGGTGGACGCCTCCGACATGGAGTTCCTCCTCCATACCGGCGACATGGTCAACCACGACTCGCCGGGGGAGTGGGACAAGTTCGTTGCGGCGACCGCGTCGTTCCGCAAGCCGCTCCGGGTGGCGATCGGGAACCACGAGCTGTACGGGGGCGGGAATCGGGAGCGGTTCGCGGAGCGGTTCGGCCTCTCCGGCACCTCCTATTCGTTCACGCACCGGGACGCCCGCTTCGCGATCGTCGACAACGCCGGCGGGGCGTTCCCCGACAATGTCCTCGCCTGGCTCGATCGCGACCTGGCGTCCCATCCGAAAGGGAGGGACGGGGTCGCGGTGATCGTCGTCGCGATGCATCACCCGCCGGAAACGGAAATCACCCGTCCCCACGGAACAGGATTCGGATACGAGGAGCAGAGCGCGAAGCTGCTGGCGATCCTGAAGAAACACCGGGTCGACGCGGTCCTGGCGAGCCACGAGCACATGCACCACGTCGAGGATTGGGGCGGGATCCTGATGCTGGTCTCCGGCGGCGCGGGCGCGCCGCTGGTGCCGCTGCAGAAGTACGGCTACTACCGGATCGACGTGGAGAACGGACGGCTGCGGGAGACGTTCCGCCCCGTCAGGCCATCGGCGAAGTGA